Below is a window of Synergistaceae bacterium DNA.
TTTTCATATTTATAAATTGATACGACAACAGCACGATTACACTTTTTATGTGCTGAATCAATGGCTTGACTACACACTAAGATTTTTACGGGAAAGGAAGAGCGACAATGCCACCAGCAGCGAGATTAACTGATATTTGCACAGGTCATGAATGCTGGCCGTCAAGACCAAATTCTGAAGGTTCACCGAATGTATTTGTTAACGGCCTACCGTGGCACAGGCAGGGCGACGCTTGGCAGACTCACTGCTGTACACATCCGGGAGTTCCGCATGGATGTCATGACAGTGTGCTGAAGTCCGGAAGTTCAAGCGTATTCATCAACGGCAAACAGGCAGGAAGAATCGGCGATCCGGTTGCGTGCGGGTCAACTGTTGCGACTGGATCAGGCAACGTATTTGCAGGAGGATAAATTATGATAGGTTCGTTCGGCGAGGTCGTATTTGAGGTGTCTGACAAAAAAGTACGCACATTCCGAGACTTCCAGATACAACGCAGCGCAAAATATTTCGAACACGCCATACACGGCAGAAAAGGTCTGCTCGAGTTCACCGGCTTATCTCCGGCAAGTGCAAGCATGAATATTAGACTGGATGCAGGACTCGGAATTAATCCGGAAAAAGAAATCGAAATTCTGCGCGATCACCTGAATAACCATAAGGCCGTACCGTTTATTCTCGACGGCGAACCTCAAGGCGAGGGTTTATGGGTGCTTGAAGGTCTCGACGAAAATTTTGAGATAATCGACAACAAAGGAGCCTTCACCGCCATACAAGTCTCGCTGAAAATGCGCGAATATATCGAGGTTGATACTTATGGAAGTTGACATCATCACAACTGATAACACAGAAATAAATTTTGCTCCGGCTGATACAGTCTCGGAAATTGTTCAAAACGTACGGACTATCTGCGCGACTCCTAAATACAGCGTCCCTATGGATAGAATGTTCGGGGTTAATGCCGCAATCGTCGACAGGCCGACACCTAAGGCAATGGCGGAAATTCAAGCAGAAATTATCGCAGCAATACGCAAATATGAGCCTCGATGTAAAGTCAAACGAGTCAGCTTTGAGGGCGATTTAGACGGCCGTTTATCCGTGAAAGTGAGGATATTGATAAAAAATGAAGAGTGATTTATTTCCGGGACTCGCTGATATAGTTTTTGCAGACAAGGCAGCAGACGAAATAGAAAGCGACATCATCACGCTTTATGAACAATTAGCAGGCCGAACACTGGCAAAGGGCGACCCCGTCAGATTATTTCTTGAGAGCATAACACTCATAATAATTCATCAAAGAAGTATGATAGATTACGCGGCAAAACAAAATTTGCTGGCTTATGCAGACGGCGATTATCTTGACCATATAGGGGCTTTGCTCGGAGTTACACGGCTTGAAGCGTCAAAGGCTATGACCGCGCTAAAATTCATGTTGTCGGACATTCAAGACGAGGCCGTTATAATTCCTGAAGGCACAAGGGCATCACCTGATAACAGCGGAAATATTTTATTTGCGACGACTGAAGCGGTAGAAATCCCAGCAGGCGAACAGGAAATTACAGTTACAGCAGAATGTACGGAGCCGGGCGCGCAGGGGAATTATTTTCTTGCAGGGCAGATTCGCAGGCTAGTTGACGTGTTCCCGTATGAAATGAAAGTAGAAAATCTTGACGAATCTTACGGCGGAAGCGATACAGAGTCAGACGAAAATTTTAGAGAACGAATACAGATTGCGCCTGAAAGTTTTTCTGTGGCAGGTCCGACGGGTGCATATGAATTTTACGCGAGATCAGCTCATCAGAATATTATTGACGTTGCAGTTATCGGCCCTCCGGAAACAGAACCGGGCAACGTGAATATTTACCCGTTAATGGTAAATGGAGATTTGCCGACACAGGAAATTCTTGACGCTGTATTTGATGTCTGCAATGACGAAGACAAACGGCCGGACACAGATTTTGTTCACGTTCTATCGCCCGAAGCCGTAAATTTCGAGCTCAACGTTAAATACTGGATCGACAGAAAACGGGCGACTCAAGCTGTGCAGATTCAAAACGCAGTCGAGACCGCCGTAAATAACTGAGTGATCTGGCAGAAATCAAAATTAGGGCGCGACTTGAATCCTTCAGAATTAAATCACAGAATGATAGCAGCAGGAGCTAAACGCACGGAAATTATTTCACCAGATTTTCAAGTGTTGGCAGAGTATCAGGTCGCAATTATGACAACAAAAAATTTGATTCTGGGAGGACTTGAGGATGGCTAAATTAATTGAGAATCTCTCATTGATGGACATTGCTCCGCCGTCAATAACAAACGATAAAAACGTTCAGCACATAATAACAGCACTCGATCCGGAATTATTAAGCGTCTCTCAGGCAACACGGGAGGCGTTTATTATTTCGCGAATAAATGAACTTCCCGAGTCAGTGCTTGATTTACTCGCATGGCAATGGCACGTAGATTTTTACGAACTCGCACACAGTCTCGAAGCAAAACGCGCTATGGTCTTGAAGTCCATATCATGGCACCGCAAAAAAGGCACAAGCGGCGCAATACTGCAGGCTCTCGACATACTAGGCGTTGAAGGAAAATTTACGGCGTGGTATGACTTGCAGGAAGAAGGAGCACAGCCTTATACGTTCGTGATTGACGCAAAATTAACGTCTGATTTCTGGGAGCGTGTCGACTGGACAAAACCGACTCAGACAATACGCCGGGCAATTCAGGAAAGCAAGGCCGCTCGTTCGTGGATGTCGAGACTCTTTGTTCATATGGACGCAGAGTCAGAGCTTGATATTAAAATTGGAACTCTTACGGCGCAGGGGACTCATCACGATATTGCGATCGTACAAGGCACTCAAAGCGCGTCAGACTTGAATATCGCAGCAGGCACGGCAATTTTTCACAACTTACGGCATGAAATAGCTTTTAATCAGCAAACTAAAAGCGAGTCAGATTTAGGCGTGAGATTCGGCGCGGGAGTCATTCAGGGCAATTATCACGACATAAGCGCAAAACAAGAGACTTCAACGAGCGCAAAACTTGAAATCGCAGCAGGCACGGCAATTTTTCACAATTTGCAGCATGACATAGCAATAAATCAATCCCGAGGGAGTCAAGCTAACTGCAATCTTGTAACGGGCACTACAGCGGCACACGGAATTTTTCATCAAATCGGCATGAAGAGAGCAGAAAATAATTTTTCCGGCAGCATTTCAACGGGCTGCACAATCTCTCAAGGGATATACATGCAAATACAAATGGCAGCATAAAACTTTTTAGGAGGTGAGAAAATGGCACAATTTAACGGCATGGAATTAACAAACGCAGGGCGTAATATTCTCGCAAAAGCACTCACAGGAAAGCCGCTAAAATTCACAACTGCATGGGCCGGAGACGGTTATTTGCCTGAAGATCAAAACGTTCGAGAATTAACCCGACTCGTTCAACCGCATAGAGAAATGGAAATTGCAGAGATGTCAATTCCGCCGCACATAGGCACTGCAAAAATCACGGTCGTCATGACAAATAAAGAAATGGAAGCAGGCTTCTTCTTTCGGGAAATAGGATTATTCGCTGAAGACCCCGACACAGGCGAAGAGCTTTTGTACGGCTACAGCAA
It encodes the following:
- a CDS encoding phage tail protein gives rise to the protein MAQFNGMELTNAGRNILAKALTGKPLKFTTAWAGDGYLPEDQNVRELTRLVQPHREMEIAEMSIPPHIGTAKITVVMTNKEMEAGFFFREIGLFAEDPDTGEELLYGYSNSGDTADYMPGQDGPDAVYYRFDLTVIVDQAKNVTAIFSDNPLAVTHRQLNERTDEILKYVREREKFLQDQINKLAQASMIDSLGQIK
- a CDS encoding phage tail protein — its product is MIGSFGEVVFEVSDKKVRTFRDFQIQRSAKYFEHAIHGRKGLLEFTGLSPASASMNIRLDAGLGINPEKEIEILRDHLNNHKAVPFILDGEPQGEGLWVLEGLDENFEIIDNKGAFTAIQVSLKMREYIEVDTYGS
- a CDS encoding PAAR domain-containing protein, encoding MPPAARLTDICTGHECWPSRPNSEGSPNVFVNGLPWHRQGDAWQTHCCTHPGVPHGCHDSVLKSGSSSVFINGKQAGRIGDPVACGSTVATGSGNVFAGG
- a CDS encoding baseplate J/gp47 family protein — encoded protein: MIDYAAKQNLLAYADGDYLDHIGALLGVTRLEASKAMTALKFMLSDIQDEAVIIPEGTRASPDNSGNILFATTEAVEIPAGEQEITVTAECTEPGAQGNYFLAGQIRRLVDVFPYEMKVENLDESYGGSDTESDENFRERIQIAPESFSVAGPTGAYEFYARSAHQNIIDVAVIGPPETEPGNVNIYPLMVNGDLPTQEILDAVFDVCNDEDKRPDTDFVHVLSPEAVNFELNVKYWIDRKRATQAVQIQNAVETAVNN
- a CDS encoding GPW/gp25 family protein, with the translated sequence MEVDIITTDNTEINFAPADTVSEIVQNVRTICATPKYSVPMDRMFGVNAAIVDRPTPKAMAEIQAEIIAAIRKYEPRCKVKRVSFEGDLDGRLSVKVRILIKNEE
- a CDS encoding phage tail protein I: MAKLIENLSLMDIAPPSITNDKNVQHIITALDPELLSVSQATREAFIISRINELPESVLDLLAWQWHVDFYELAHSLEAKRAMVLKSISWHRKKGTSGAILQALDILGVEGKFTAWYDLQEEGAQPYTFVIDAKLTSDFWERVDWTKPTQTIRRAIQESKAARSWMSRLFVHMDAESELDIKIGTLTAQGTHHDIAIVQGTQSASDLNIAAGTAIFHNLRHEIAFNQQTKSESDLGVRFGAGVIQGNYHDISAKQETSTSAKLEIAAGTAIFHNLQHDIAINQSRGSQANCNLVTGTTAAHGIFHQIGMKRAENNFSGSISTGCTISQGIYMQIQMAA